The proteins below are encoded in one region of Levilactobacillus namurensis:
- a CDS encoding LysR family transcriptional regulator, producing the protein MFAYLEAFRLVYETRSFSAAATQLFVTQPTVSHQIKQLEAQLQVKLFDRRGNREVRPTAAAKILYTESTRLLTDWHRTERKLTAATQQKTLALTIGASQTTALTLLPTLLPALKAQFPQAALRVKMANSEQVLKELKAHQIQFGLIEKPVTADDVERVSLAKDQLVCVGQPTGVWLTRERGSGTFQYTQNYLKEAGIIPQQLIEIDNLNLILSLVQQGMGQTVVSQRLVPTTLPFQPLGAHFERDFYLVYFKADVLLNAELAAVGHQIQLILTD; encoded by the coding sequence ATGTTTGCCTATCTAGAAGCCTTTAGGTTAGTGTACGAGACGCGGAGTTTCTCCGCAGCAGCGACTCAGCTTTTCGTGACACAGCCCACCGTTTCCCATCAAATCAAGCAGTTGGAGGCCCAGCTACAGGTGAAGTTATTCGACCGGCGCGGGAATCGGGAAGTTCGCCCGACTGCGGCGGCTAAAATTCTCTACACTGAATCAACGAGATTGTTAACGGACTGGCACCGGACGGAACGAAAGTTAACGGCGGCTACGCAACAAAAGACCTTGGCTCTGACGATTGGGGCTTCCCAAACCACCGCATTAACGTTATTGCCGACCCTGTTACCAGCGTTGAAGGCGCAGTTTCCCCAGGCCGCTTTGCGGGTCAAAATGGCGAATTCGGAACAGGTTTTGAAGGAGTTGAAGGCACACCAGATTCAGTTTGGTCTGATCGAAAAGCCCGTTACGGCGGATGACGTGGAACGCGTTTCCTTGGCCAAGGACCAGTTGGTCTGTGTGGGCCAACCAACGGGAGTATGGCTGACCCGGGAACGGGGATCAGGGACTTTTCAATACACCCAAAATTACCTAAAAGAGGCGGGAATTATTCCCCAGCAGTTAATTGAAATAGATAACTTAAATCTTATTTTGTCTCTGGTTCAACAAGGGATGGGCCAGACGGTGGTGTCACAGCGATTAGTGCCTACTACGCTACCGTTTCAACCCCTAGGTGCCCATTTTGAGCGGGACTTTTATCTGGTGTACTTTAAAGCGGATGTTTTATTGAATGCAGAATTAGCCGCCGTTGGTCATCAAATTCAATTAATCTTAACAGATTAA
- a CDS encoding NAD kinase: MKVSIFSNNGQSSRKVATALHRGLTAAGITIDSLNPDIVVTVGGDGTLLSAFHHYNDRLDKVRFVGIHTGHLGFYTDWRDYEVNDLIQSLIRDNRQSVSYPLLNIEVEYADGTHSDQALALNESTIKKVSGTMVADVYIKGELFESFRGDGLCISTPTGSTAYNKSVGGAVLNPRFNAIQMAEIASINNLVFRTLGSPLIIPADEWIRVEPAEATDNVLMCDQLSIEGRPIKAISYRIARQRIAFAEYRHTHFWQRVESSFIGREAR, from the coding sequence ATGAAAGTTTCCATTTTTAGTAATAATGGGCAGTCGTCCCGAAAAGTGGCCACGGCTCTGCACCGCGGGTTAACTGCCGCGGGGATTACCATCGATAGTCTCAATCCAGACATCGTGGTCACGGTCGGCGGCGATGGAACCCTGTTATCGGCGTTCCACCACTATAACGACCGGTTAGATAAAGTCCGGTTCGTGGGGATTCATACGGGTCACTTAGGCTTCTACACGGATTGGCGGGACTATGAGGTCAACGACCTGATTCAAAGCCTGATTCGCGATAACCGGCAGAGCGTCAGTTACCCGTTACTGAACATCGAAGTGGAATACGCGGACGGAACCCACTCAGATCAAGCGTTGGCCCTCAATGAGTCGACCATTAAGAAGGTTTCAGGGACCATGGTGGCCGACGTTTATATTAAAGGGGAACTCTTCGAGAGTTTTCGGGGCGACGGGCTGTGCATCTCCACCCCGACCGGCTCCACGGCCTATAACAAGTCCGTGGGTGGTGCGGTCCTGAACCCGCGGTTTAACGCGATTCAGATGGCCGAAATTGCATCGATCAATAATCTGGTCTTTCGGACGTTAGGGTCCCCGTTGATTATTCCGGCGGACGAGTGGATTCGTGTCGAACCCGCCGAAGCCACCGATAACGTCTTGATGTGTGACCAGTTAAGCATCGAAGGACGGCCCATTAAGGCCATCTCTTACCGGATTGCGCGCCAACGAATCGCGTTTGCGGAGTACCGACACACCCACTTCTGGCAACGGGTCGAGTCGTCGTTTATTGGGAGAGAAGCCCGATGA
- a CDS encoding GTP pyrophosphokinase family protein, producing the protein MIENWDQFLLPYQQAVSELKVKLRGMRKQFENRNQRSPIEFVTGRVKPVPSIKEKMTRRHVTEERLEQDMQDIAGLRIMCQFVEDIYQVVDLLRKRTDLTILEERDYIHNEKPSGYRSYHIVVEYPVQLVTGEKKILAEIQVRTLAMNFWATIEHSLNYKYQGAFPDDLSRRLQRAAEAAFKLDTEMSEIREEIQEAQHYSPQGQAEKNSPQK; encoded by the coding sequence ATGATTGAAAATTGGGACCAATTTTTATTGCCTTATCAACAGGCAGTGAGCGAACTCAAGGTGAAGTTGCGGGGGATGCGCAAGCAGTTTGAAAACCGCAACCAGCGCTCGCCAATCGAATTCGTCACCGGACGGGTCAAGCCCGTTCCCAGCATTAAGGAAAAAATGACCCGCCGCCACGTGACCGAGGAACGCTTGGAACAGGACATGCAAGACATTGCAGGGCTGCGGATCATGTGTCAATTCGTCGAAGACATCTACCAAGTCGTGGATCTGCTCCGGAAACGAACGGATTTGACCATCCTCGAAGAACGCGATTATATTCATAACGAAAAGCCTAGTGGCTACCGGTCGTACCACATTGTGGTCGAGTACCCGGTGCAGTTGGTCACGGGAGAAAAGAAGATTCTAGCTGAGATTCAAGTCCGGACGTTAGCCATGAATTTCTGGGCGACGATTGAGCACTCGTTAAATTATAAGTACCAGGGTGCCTTTCCGGATGATTTGAGCCGGCGGTTACAACGGGCCGCCGAAGCCGCCTTTAAGCTGGACACGGAAATGTCCGAAATTCGCGAGGAGATTCAAGAAGCTCAGCATTATTCGCCCCAGGGGCAGGCTGAGAAGAACTCCCCGCAGAAATAG
- a CDS encoding capsular biosynthesis protein, with amino-acid sequence MEKQRRLLIEITKTLCGLPDSQGYLDGSPQPAVVTRLRQYQAAGYQVVLFTSRQMQTSDGNLERLNRYTARNTMKWLRRHQVPYDRLLFGKPWAGQGDYDIDDRVLHPGEFLQKTPAELLQLVAQRQPAVGAAL; translated from the coding sequence ATGGAAAAACAACGACGACTATTAATTGAGATTACGAAGACACTGTGTGGCTTACCGGACAGTCAAGGGTACTTGGACGGGTCACCACAGCCGGCAGTGGTGACGCGATTACGGCAGTACCAGGCCGCAGGCTATCAGGTGGTGCTCTTCACTTCGCGGCAGATGCAGACCAGTGACGGGAACTTGGAACGGCTGAACCGCTACACCGCGCGCAATACCATGAAATGGCTCCGGCGGCATCAGGTGCCGTATGACCGGTTATTGTTCGGCAAGCCGTGGGCGGGACAGGGCGATTACGACATCGATGACCGGGTCCTGCACCCCGGTGAGTTTCTTCAAAAGACACCGGCGGAGTTACTGCAGTTGGTTGCGCAACGGCAACCGGCCGTGGGCGCCGCACTGTAG
- a CDS encoding competence protein CoiA — MLVAEVQRQLVDARVANRQTTYHCPACHAPVRLHRGRQVPPYFAHLPQAACVISSEGETPEHLRGKRQLAAFFHPWGPATLERVLPTIHQRADVWIGHQAQPVAVEFQCSPLALEAVAQRTAGYRQLGVYPLWFLGHRYRRQRLNWRLIERFASWLPQWGLCLLFWDVRRACLVVRHHLRQDAVGRYWGGQRRIGNWAQFLLGTTPPMAQSVLDDHRLRLQWTRNLQRQAPQLRLIQEQLYLTGHHLAGFPGVLATTQSTAPVFGQGLLLWRIVMGAWLFQGSPEVTVAEVRTLSHRAYELVGGHARGVRFQATGVLRSAQEQLLADLVTGGYLVPNAQGWRVRQTPRWFHDYSDWLKNHEKIKF, encoded by the coding sequence ATGTTAGTCGCGGAAGTGCAACGTCAGTTGGTGGATGCTCGGGTGGCGAATCGGCAGACGACCTATCACTGTCCGGCCTGCCACGCCCCGGTTCGCTTGCACCGGGGACGCCAAGTGCCCCCATACTTTGCCCATCTCCCGCAAGCGGCGTGTGTGATCAGTAGCGAAGGAGAGACCCCGGAGCATCTCCGGGGAAAACGCCAACTGGCGGCGTTCTTTCACCCTTGGGGTCCAGCCACACTAGAGCGGGTACTACCGACGATTCACCAGCGCGCAGACGTCTGGATCGGGCATCAGGCACAGCCCGTAGCCGTGGAGTTTCAATGCAGTCCCTTAGCGCTCGAGGCCGTTGCCCAGCGTACGGCGGGATACCGGCAGTTGGGCGTCTATCCGTTGTGGTTCTTAGGCCACCGGTATCGGCGGCAGCGGCTGAATTGGCGCTTGATCGAGCGCTTCGCCAGTTGGTTGCCGCAATGGGGCTTGTGCCTATTATTTTGGGATGTCCGGCGCGCCTGCTTAGTGGTCCGGCACCATCTGCGTCAAGATGCCGTGGGACGCTACTGGGGTGGCCAACGACGAATCGGTAACTGGGCGCAATTTCTCTTAGGGACCACGCCGCCAATGGCGCAATCGGTCCTGGACGACCACCGGCTTCGCTTACAGTGGACCCGCAATTTGCAGCGGCAGGCGCCCCAACTGCGACTGATTCAAGAACAGCTCTATCTGACGGGCCACCACTTGGCCGGCTTCCCGGGCGTCTTAGCGACGACCCAATCGACGGCGCCCGTTTTTGGCCAAGGCCTATTACTTTGGCGGATCGTAATGGGGGCGTGGCTCTTTCAGGGGAGTCCTGAAGTCACGGTAGCCGAGGTCCGAACGCTCAGCCACCGTGCCTATGAGCTGGTGGGCGGTCACGCCCGTGGCGTTCGTTTTCAAGCTACCGGCGTGTTGAGAAGTGCCCAGGAGCAGTTGCTGGCTGATCTGGTTACCGGGGGATACCTGGTCCCCAACGCGCAAGGCTGGCGGGTCCGGCAGACGCCCCGGTGGTTTCACGACTATTCCGATTGGTTAAAAAATCATGAGAAAATTAAATTTTGA
- the trmB gene encoding tRNA (guanosine(46)-N7)-methyltransferase TrmB — protein sequence MRVRNKPWAKDYLAAHEDLLVMEPESLKGNWQSRFPKAQPLNIEIGTGKGQFIVEMARQHPERNFIGIEIQTSVIAVALKKVVASELTNIQMVHTDGEAVNTLFNPGEVAGLFLNFSDPWPKKRHAKRRLTSPVFLAHYQDVLQPGGQLQFKTDNRGLFEYSLQSLNNFPMVFDGVWLDLHQATDGVEDIQTEYEQKFSAKGPIYQVIAHFPEEPIN from the coding sequence ATGCGTGTACGTAACAAGCCTTGGGCCAAGGACTACCTGGCCGCCCACGAAGACCTTTTGGTCATGGAACCGGAAAGCCTGAAGGGCAACTGGCAGAGTCGTTTCCCTAAAGCTCAGCCGCTAAACATTGAGATTGGGACGGGGAAGGGTCAGTTCATCGTCGAGATGGCCCGCCAGCACCCGGAACGCAACTTTATCGGCATCGAAATTCAGACGTCCGTGATTGCGGTCGCGTTGAAGAAGGTGGTGGCCAGCGAACTGACCAACATCCAAATGGTCCACACGGATGGCGAAGCCGTGAATACGCTCTTTAACCCAGGCGAGGTTGCGGGCCTGTTCTTAAACTTCTCCGATCCGTGGCCTAAGAAGCGGCACGCTAAGCGGCGGTTGACGTCACCGGTCTTTCTGGCCCACTATCAAGACGTCCTGCAACCGGGTGGCCAGCTGCAATTCAAGACGGATAACCGGGGGTTGTTCGAATACTCGTTGCAGAGCCTAAACAATTTTCCGATGGTCTTTGACGGGGTCTGGCTGGACCTGCATCAAGCCACGGATGGCGTGGAAGATATTCAGACGGAATACGAACAAAAATTCTCCGCGAAGGGGCCCATCTACCAAGTGATCGCCCACTTCCCAGAAGAACCGATTAACTAG
- a CDS encoding RluA family pseudouridine synthase, producing the protein MTAFEWQVTGTAPEHVRTVLMAHGVTRTYLKQVKFHGGVVTLDGQPVRVIAMARPGQTVGLQLPPEQPNAHVAVSFGPLDILYEDAHFLVVNKPAKMASVPSHLYPDDTLANRVKGHLIQIDAPSTVTHIVTRLDRETSGAVLFAKHHFAHSILDKQLKLGQLDKRYVAVAQGQVRPTHQLVELPIGRAADSFIKRCVRPDGRAAQTELWVRRQSATASLLAVKLHTGRTHQIRVHCQAIGHPLLGDWLYGRQSNPWIHRQALHCARLRFYQPFLERWITCYAPLPADMARVIAHEHLN; encoded by the coding sequence ATGACGGCCTTTGAGTGGCAAGTGACGGGGACTGCTCCGGAGCACGTCCGGACGGTCTTAATGGCCCATGGGGTGACGCGCACCTACCTGAAGCAGGTCAAGTTCCACGGTGGGGTGGTCACGTTAGATGGCCAGCCAGTGCGTGTGATCGCCATGGCGCGACCGGGACAGACGGTGGGGTTACAGTTGCCGCCAGAGCAACCCAACGCCCACGTTGCCGTCTCCTTTGGCCCGCTAGACATCCTGTACGAAGACGCGCACTTCTTGGTGGTCAATAAGCCCGCTAAGATGGCGTCGGTCCCGTCGCACCTCTACCCGGACGATACCTTAGCCAATCGCGTGAAGGGGCATCTGATTCAGATTGACGCCCCCAGTACCGTGACCCACATCGTCACGCGGTTGGACCGGGAGACCAGTGGGGCCGTGTTGTTTGCTAAGCACCACTTCGCGCATTCCATCCTGGATAAGCAACTGAAACTGGGACAATTGGATAAGCGCTACGTGGCAGTCGCACAAGGTCAGGTCCGGCCGACCCACCAACTGGTTGAGTTGCCGATTGGCCGGGCGGCGGATTCGTTCATTAAGCGCTGCGTGCGGCCGGATGGTCGGGCGGCGCAGACGGAGTTGTGGGTCCGGCGGCAATCGGCGACGGCGAGCCTGTTAGCCGTGAAGTTGCATACGGGCCGGACTCATCAGATTCGGGTCCACTGTCAAGCCATTGGCCATCCGCTCTTGGGTGATTGGCTTTACGGCCGGCAATCGAATCCTTGGATTCACCGGCAGGCGCTCCATTGTGCGCGCCTACGGTTCTACCAGCCATTCTTGGAACGCTGGATTACCTGTTACGCGCCGTTGCCCGCTGATATGGCTCGGGTCATTGCGCACGAACACTTAAATTAA
- the pepF gene encoding oligoendopeptidase F, which translates to MRQIPQRSAVPTELTWDLTSIYPNDAAFSQALVDIQKLADETAQLKGQLAQSGADLYRVTTAIFSLYRQLEKAEVYASMKNDQDTGNATYQGFDDQVGSLLAKVGTAIAWFEPEVLALTPEDLQALIDAEPKLAAYQHYFDVLSRERPHTLSESEERLLAGAGDVLDASARTFGVLSNADLKFPVVQDEDGNDVRLSEGLYGVLLESVKPAVREQAFKALYSVFQQFRHTFAATLSSEVKKNNYLAHVRHYASAREAAMSANTIPAVVYDTLVKTVNQHLGSLHDYVALRKELLGLPELHMYDLYTPITGEPSLKYTYPEAQQEALKALAVLGPDYVANVQKMFDTRAIDVVENQGKRTGAYSGGMYDTKPYILLNWQDSLESLYTLVHEMGHSMHSHYTRTNQPYQYGDYSIFVAEIASTTNENLLTDYLLKTQKDPKVRAFILNHYLDGFKGTVYRQTQFAEFEDYIHRQADAGQSLTADFMSDFYGKLNARYYGDAVISDPQIADEWTRIPHFYYNYYVYQYATGFAAATTLAGRILSGDPAKRDAYLGYLKAGKSDLPLNVMRQAGVDMTQPDYLETAFKTFDDRLAEFKQLARKLKATK; encoded by the coding sequence ATGCGACAAATTCCTCAACGGTCCGCAGTGCCAACCGAGTTGACCTGGGATCTCACGTCAATTTACCCGAATGATGCGGCGTTTAGCCAAGCGTTAGTCGACATTCAAAAGCTGGCTGATGAAACGGCCCAACTCAAAGGACAGTTAGCCCAGAGTGGAGCCGACTTGTACCGAGTCACCACGGCGATCTTTAGCCTGTACCGGCAGCTAGAGAAAGCGGAAGTCTATGCGTCCATGAAGAACGACCAGGATACGGGTAACGCGACCTATCAAGGTTTCGACGATCAGGTCGGTAGTTTACTGGCCAAAGTCGGAACGGCGATTGCGTGGTTCGAACCAGAAGTTTTGGCTTTGACGCCGGAAGACTTACAGGCGTTGATTGATGCGGAGCCGAAGTTGGCTGCGTACCAACACTACTTCGACGTTTTGAGCCGGGAACGGCCCCATACCTTGTCGGAGTCCGAGGAGCGTCTCTTAGCCGGCGCCGGGGATGTCTTGGACGCCTCAGCACGGACCTTCGGGGTGCTGTCGAACGCGGATTTGAAGTTCCCCGTGGTCCAAGACGAAGACGGGAACGACGTACGCTTGTCCGAAGGGCTCTACGGCGTCTTATTGGAGTCAGTAAAGCCTGCGGTGCGTGAACAGGCCTTTAAGGCGTTGTACAGCGTCTTCCAGCAATTCCGGCATACGTTTGCGGCCACGTTATCCAGCGAGGTCAAGAAGAATAACTACTTGGCACACGTGCGGCACTATGCCAGTGCTCGGGAAGCGGCCATGAGTGCGAACACGATTCCGGCGGTGGTCTACGATACGCTGGTCAAGACCGTTAACCAGCACTTGGGGTCGTTACACGACTACGTGGCACTTCGTAAGGAGCTGTTAGGGTTACCCGAACTGCACATGTATGACCTGTATACGCCAATTACGGGGGAACCCAGCCTGAAGTATACCTATCCGGAGGCCCAACAAGAGGCGTTAAAGGCCTTAGCAGTGCTAGGTCCCGATTACGTGGCGAACGTTCAGAAGATGTTTGATACCCGGGCCATCGATGTGGTCGAGAACCAGGGGAAGCGCACGGGGGCGTACTCTGGTGGGATGTACGATACCAAACCGTACATCTTGTTGAACTGGCAGGACAGTCTGGAGAGCCTGTACACGCTGGTCCATGAGATGGGCCACAGTATGCACAGTCACTATACCCGGACCAATCAGCCTTACCAGTATGGGGATTATTCCATTTTCGTCGCCGAAATCGCGTCGACCACGAATGAAAACCTCTTAACGGATTACTTGTTGAAGACCCAAAAGGATCCTAAAGTCCGGGCATTCATCCTGAACCACTACCTGGATGGGTTCAAGGGCACCGTCTACCGGCAGACCCAGTTTGCGGAATTCGAAGACTACATCCACCGGCAAGCGGATGCGGGTCAATCCCTGACCGCCGACTTCATGAGTGATTTCTACGGAAAGCTGAACGCACGGTACTACGGTGATGCGGTGATTTCCGATCCGCAGATTGCGGATGAATGGACGCGCATTCCGCACTTCTACTACAACTATTACGTCTACCAGTACGCGACGGGCTTTGCCGCAGCCACCACGCTGGCGGGACGAATCCTGAGTGGCGACCCAGCTAAGCGGGATGCCTACCTGGGCTACCTTAAAGCCGGGAAGTCGGACTTGCCGCTGAACGTGATGCGCCAAGCAGGGGTGGACATGACCCAACCGGATTACCTGGAGACGGCCTTTAAGACCTTCGACGACCGGTTAGCCGAGTTTAAACAACTGGCACGTAAGTTGAAGGCAACGAAATAG
- a CDS encoding DegV family protein produces MPIAIVTDTASYLTPAQIQKFNITVLPITVILGAHQYPESALSNRQFYDYLQNNQALPTTAQVSLGQIEAAYDQLVAQGITQIISIHLSSGITSFMSNLKMFCQTYTKATVYPIDSLMASAGEANLCLLAGRLIAAGQDAATIAATLERLRDTQEVYFAVDSLRHLARTGRLSNRSALVGSLLNIKPLLTFNAAGQIIAIDKARTMRRAFSYMTTRLAATQERVDYPLHATIIDANHPELAAQWQTQLAAQFPAIRITRSQLGPAISVHTGEKTMGIHWQRDWQSFNH; encoded by the coding sequence ATGCCAATTGCTATTGTGACCGATACTGCTTCCTACTTAACACCCGCTCAGATTCAGAAATTCAACATCACCGTGCTACCCATCACGGTGATCCTCGGCGCCCATCAATACCCCGAATCCGCCCTCTCCAACCGTCAATTCTACGACTACTTACAGAATAACCAGGCGTTGCCCACCACGGCACAGGTCTCCCTAGGCCAGATCGAGGCGGCCTACGATCAGCTGGTGGCCCAAGGCATCACGCAAATCATTTCGATCCACCTTTCTAGCGGAATCACCTCGTTCATGAGTAACCTTAAGATGTTCTGTCAGACTTACACTAAAGCTACGGTCTACCCCATCGACTCTCTGATGGCGAGTGCTGGGGAGGCTAACCTGTGTCTCCTAGCCGGGCGCCTCATCGCGGCTGGGCAAGATGCCGCCACGATTGCCGCCACCCTTGAACGGTTGCGGGATACCCAAGAGGTCTACTTCGCCGTCGACAGTCTCCGCCACCTCGCACGAACGGGCCGGTTAAGCAACCGTTCCGCTCTAGTGGGGAGCCTGCTCAACATTAAACCCCTCCTGACGTTCAACGCCGCGGGGCAGATCATCGCCATCGACAAAGCCCGGACCATGCGCCGAGCCTTCAGCTACATGACCACCCGACTCGCGGCCACCCAAGAACGAGTCGACTATCCCCTACACGCCACCATCATCGATGCCAACCACCCCGAACTTGCGGCCCAGTGGCAGACCCAACTGGCCGCTCAGTTCCCCGCCATTCGCATCACCCGCAGCCAGCTTGGCCCCGCTATCAGCGTCCATACCGGCGAAAAGACCATGGGGATCCATTGGCAACGGGATTGGCAGAGTTTTAACCACTAA
- a CDS encoding DsbA family protein: MLEVYLFVNPLGARCMRSEHNIMKLADHLNQKVSFQFVPLLNQQIVEQALASSHPTLEQRNACFDTYYQAVLAYKAALFQGKRKGRQFLLNLQSAVITRHEALSEDLTLQAARDCRLDLDMFQEDCQSDLAKQAFQTDQKLAAEMKIEHSSSAVIFNCDVSQYGLLLNDVTYEALCDVCENQGVATKASLMRELDQPAAALVGDHRPNLHVL; the protein is encoded by the coding sequence GTGTTAGAAGTTTATTTGTTCGTCAACCCACTGGGCGCTCGGTGTATGCGATCCGAACATAACATCATGAAGTTGGCCGACCATCTCAATCAGAAAGTGTCCTTTCAATTCGTTCCCCTTTTGAACCAGCAAATCGTGGAACAGGCGCTTGCTTCATCCCACCCGACCCTAGAACAGCGCAATGCCTGCTTCGATACTTACTATCAAGCGGTCTTGGCTTACAAAGCGGCGCTCTTCCAAGGGAAACGCAAAGGTCGTCAATTCCTGTTGAACCTTCAATCCGCAGTCATTACGCGGCACGAAGCCCTGTCTGAAGACTTAACCTTGCAGGCTGCTCGCGACTGCCGCTTAGACCTGGATATGTTCCAGGAAGACTGCCAATCCGACTTGGCCAAACAGGCCTTCCAGACCGACCAAAAACTCGCTGCCGAAATGAAGATTGAACACTCCTCTTCCGCAGTGATCTTCAACTGTGATGTGTCGCAATACGGTCTCCTCCTCAACGACGTCACATACGAAGCCCTGTGCGACGTATGTGAAAACCAAGGTGTGGCGACCAAAGCCTCCCTAATGCGGGAACTGGATCAACCAGCCGCCGCTTTAGTGGGTGACCATCGCCCCAACCTGCACGTCCTCTAA